ACGGCGAGATATACGAAGCGTACGAGTAATACGACCCCTGGAACGCGGCCCACGTCGCATACACCGCGAAGCCGCCCAGGCCGAGGATCGTCAGGAGCGGTCCGACCCAGAAGCGATCCGTGCGCGCCGTCTGCGCGAATCCGACGAGGTGACCGCCGGCGCGCGCTGCCTCTGCCATCCATCTCCTCCGTTCAGGTGCCCTGATGTTCGGCGGGGCGGATTCTATATTAGAAGCGCCCGGATTCGCGCTCGCGGGCGGGCAGGACCTCCAGGCAGGTGGTCCACCACCCCGTGAGGATTGTCTCCACGAATTCCTCGGGGAGTCCTTCCCCACGCATGTCGCGCGCCAGTCGTTCGTGGTCGTACACGACCGGGACGAACTCGACGCCCAGGGGACCCGACCGGCCGGTCGCTCCGGTGCGGGCCGCCGTCAGGAGGGTGTACCAGACGTGCGTCGCCCCGTCGTTGGCCGGCCGTCCCAGAGCGCCGACGTTGATCACCTGCCCACCCCCGGGCAGGGTCCGGCTCCAATGCAGCCCGGTGTGCGTGCACAGAATGACGTCCGCCCCGTGATCGCGAAGCAGCTTCTCGAGAAACGGCACGGGGGACGTCGACTGCCACAGAAATTCGTTCTGGCGGCGGGGCGACCCGTGGCACAGCAGCACTCTGCGACCGCCCATCTCGATCCGGTGGGTGGGCGGGAGCTCCCGGTACCATTCCTTGAACGCGCGCGGCGTGTTCGCCCGGGTATAGTCGTAGGCGATCTGGGCGAACCGGTTGTCGCGCGGGTCCGTGTACCCGCACTGACAATCGTCTCTGTCATGGCCGACGGACTCCTCGTAATTTCCCTGGATCACCGTCACGCCGTGCTCCCGGAGAAGGGCCGGGACCCTCTCCGGATGCGGACCGAATCCTCCC
The window above is part of the Candidatus Dormiibacterota bacterium genome. Proteins encoded here:
- a CDS encoding metallophosphoesterase family protein; the encoded protein is MTQSGLTSFPDRAAFFGGVYNNSPALEAAIQDARHRGAEVLFCLGDLGGFGPHPERVPALLREHGVTVIQGNYEESVGHDRDDCQCGYTDPRDNRFAQIAYDYTRANTPRAFKEWYRELPPTHRIEMGGRRVLLCHGSPRRQNEFLWQSTSPVPFLEKLLRDHGADVILCTHTGLHWSRTLPGGGQVINVGALGRPANDGATHVWYTLLTAARTGATGRSGPLGVEFVPVVYDHERLARDMRGEGLPEEFVETILTGWWTTCLEVLPARERESGRF